The Sphingomonas sp. IW22 sequence CGCCGTTTTCCGCCAGCAAATGGTAAAATGGCTGATCCTTTCGCGGGCGCACCGCTTCAGGAATTGCCTCATACCATTCCTCTGTATTGGCAAAGACGGGGTCCACGTCGAACACCACGCCGCGAAAATCGAACAGCCGGTGCCGCACGACATCGCCCACATTGAAGCGCGCATGCGCGACAGGGGGCATTGCCATGGCGGCGTCGAGGGGGAGTGCGGGGGTGTTCGGTCGATCCATAAAAATGAATCTAGTGGCAATTCGCGTTCGCACAAGCAGGGGCTTGCAGAGCCGGA is a genomic window containing:
- the hspQ gene encoding heat shock protein HspQ yields the protein MDRPNTPALPLDAAMAMPPVAHARFNVGDVVRHRLFDFRGVVFDVDPVFANTEEWYEAIPEAVRPRKDQPFYHLLAENGESSYVAYVSQQNLITDESDEPVEHPAIGGLFDRVSGGGYRLKPVHRH